Part of the Harpia harpyja isolate bHarHar1 chromosome 16, bHarHar1 primary haplotype, whole genome shotgun sequence genome, AAGGACACGGCACACACGCGGGCCGAGAGGAACATCCTGGAGGCCGTCAAGCATCCCTTCATCGTCGACCTCATCTACGCCTTCCAGACGGGCGGCAAGCTCTACCTCATCCTGGAGTGCCTCAgcggtaagggggggggggggtttgctggggaggggggggggtctgggggggccgGGAATGGCTCAGGGGGTCCCACTTGGGCTGGTTTTTTTGCAGGCGGAGAGCTCTTCATGCAGCTGGAGCGGGAGGGCATCTTCCTGGAGGACACTGCCTGGtagggatggggaggggatgaCGGGGACTGGGGGGGTGCCGGGACCCCGACACTgctgacagccccccccccagtttctaccTAAGCGAGATCACGCTGGCGCTGGGTCACCTGCATTCCCACGGCATCATCTACCGCGACCTCAAGCCGGAGAACATCATGCTCAACAGCCAAGGTGGGCTTGGGGGGGTTGTGGAGGGCACGGGGGGGGGTTTCTGGGGGTGGgactgaccccccccccgcccctcatcTCCCGCAGGTCACATCAAGCTGACGGACTTCGGGCTGTGCAAGGAGTCGATTCACGACGGGGCCGTCACCCACACCTTCTGCGGCACCATCGAGTACATGTGAGGCGGGTGCGACACGgggagggtgcgggggggggcCTGTCCcggcccccctctccccccacccagctcAGGAtaccccccccacccaccccagggcCCCCGAGATACTGGTGCGCAGCGGGCACAACCGGGCGGTGGACTGGTGGAGCCTGGGCGCCCTGATGTACGACATGCTCACAGGATCGGCAAGTCCCActcctgctctttcctccctgggtgggggggtttgtggggtgggggggtcccagggtttgggggtgggggtccCCAGCGGGGTGATGCTGAGCCTTCCTCGCCCGCCCGGCTCTTCCTCGCCACCCGGTGCCTCTCGCAGCCCCCCTTCACCGCCGAGAACCGCAAGAAAACCATCGACAAGATTCTCAAGGGGAAGCTGGTGCTGCCGCCGTACCTGACGCCCGACGCTCGGGACCTGCTTAAAAAGgtaccccccccagcccccccagcccccgccttGTTTATGTAGGTCCtaccaaaacacccccccccttATTGCCTCACTCCatcctctttctcttccagttCCTCAAGAGAAACCCCAACcagagggttgggggggggccgGGTGACGCGGCCGATGTGCAGGtacaggcaggggcaggcaggagggtgggTGCCAggcggacaccccccccccaactcctgcctgatgccccccccccactcatCCCGCTGCCCGCAGAAGCAGCCCTTCTTCCGCCACATCAACTGGGAGGACCTGCTGGCCCGCAGGCTGGACCCCCCCTTCAAACCCTGCCTGGtatgactggggggggggggacgggacaggtaGGGTGGGCAGGGTGTGCGTTGGGGGCACCCATGGGAGCACCCAccacttgcccccccccccaaccccgcagCAGTCGGAGGAAGACGTCAGCCAGTTCGACACCCGCTTCACCCGCCAGACGCCCGTCGACAGCCCGGATGATGCCGCCATCAGCGAAAGTGCCAACCAGGCTTTCCTGGtattgggggggggacacacacaggggGCACCCCCACCctctgtttccccccccccccagcccctcctgacACCCCCCTGCCCGCAGGGCTTCACCTACGTGGCCCCCTCGGTGCTGGAGAGCATCAAGGAGGGGTTCTCCTTCCAGCCCAAGGTGCGCTCCCCCCGTCGCCTCAACAGCAGCCCCCGCACCCCCGTCAGGTACATACCCCACccggggggggcttgggggggctgggggaagcgGGGTGGGTGCTGCGAGGCACAGCAGATGGAGGGGGGGGCTTTGGGATGGGGGCATCGCGGTGGGCACCGTGGGGTGGGGGTGTTGGGCATGAGGGGAtagcgctgggggggggggactaCTGGGGTTGGGGAAGGGGCTCTGTGGGcaccggctgtgccccccccctcTGCGGGCAGAGGTGCCCCCCTCACCccctccgtgtgtgtgtgtgtgtcccccccccagccccgtgaAGTTCTCCCCCTTCGAGGCGTTCaagccgggggcggcgggggagccgATGGAGCTGGGGGCCAGCCTGCCCCCCCCACCCGAGGGCACGGCCCCCCTGCCCATCAAGACCTCCGTGGGTGCCAAGAAGCAGaaggggggccgggggcgggtgCCCAGGTAGGggtgggggagcggggcggggtgggggggggttgggggtgaCCCGGGGGAGGACGCCGGGTGCCGATGGCGGAGGGGCCTGGTGCCCCccccatggggtggggggggagcccGCGTTGCTGCTTGTGCTCCATGGgcatggacacccccccccctcccccggccccccacccGCTGGCACGGCCCCCTGCCTGCTTATGCTGCTACCAGGaagggctgggttttgggggggggggtgggggtggagcaGGGCCCCCCCCACCCAGGGTGTGGTCCCTAAGGGTGTGGCCGCCGGGGGCGGACCC contains:
- the RPS6KB2 gene encoding ribosomal protein S6 kinase beta-2 isoform X1, whose translation is MAGVFDIDLETEEGSDGDEPELGAEMELEPRGNGLEPVGHYEEIEISESSVNNGPEHIGPHCFELLRVLGKGGYGKVFQVRKVQGTNTGKIFAMKVLKKAKIACNAKDTAHTRAERNILEAVKHPFIVDLIYAFQTGGKLYLILECLSGKGGGGFAGEGGGSGGAGNGSGGPTWAGFFAGGELFMQLEREGIFLEDTACFYLSEITLALGHLHSHGIIYRDLKPENIMLNSQGHIKLTDFGLCKESIHDGAVTHTFCGTIEYMAPEILVRSGHNRAVDWWSLGALMYDMLTGSPPFTAENRKKTIDKILKGKLVLPPYLTPDARDLLKKFLKRNPNQRVGGGPGDAADVQKQPFFRHINWEDLLARRLDPPFKPCLQSEEDVSQFDTRFTRQTPVDSPDDAAISESANQAFLGFTYVAPSVLESIKEGFSFQPKVRSPRRLNSSPRTPVSPVKFSPFEAFKPGAAGEPMELGASLPPPPEGTAPLPIKTSVGAKKQKGGRGRVPR
- the RPS6KB2 gene encoding ribosomal protein S6 kinase beta-2 isoform X2; the encoded protein is MAGVFDIDLETEEGSDGDEPELGAEMELEPRGNGLEPVGHYEEIEISESSVNNGPEHIGPHCFELLRVLGKGGYGKVFQVRKVQGTNTGKIFAMKVLKKAKIACNAKDTAHTRAERNILEAVKHPFIVDLIYAFQTGGKLYLILECLSGGELFMQLEREGIFLEDTACFYLSEITLALGHLHSHGIIYRDLKPENIMLNSQGHIKLTDFGLCKESIHDGAVTHTFCGTIEYMAPEILVRSGHNRAVDWWSLGALMYDMLTGSPPFTAENRKKTIDKILKGKLVLPPYLTPDARDLLKKFLKRNPNQRVGGGPGDAADVQKQPFFRHINWEDLLARRLDPPFKPCLQSEEDVSQFDTRFTRQTPVDSPDDAAISESANQAFLGFTYVAPSVLESIKEGFSFQPKVRSPRRLNSSPRTPVSPVKFSPFEAFKPGAAGEPMELGASLPPPPEGTAPLPIKTSVGAKKQKGGRGRVPR